In Pseudomonas putida, a genomic segment contains:
- the ftsL gene encoding cell division protein FtsL, whose amino-acid sequence MSRLFAKPLPGGSFLMLLLFVAVLISAIAVSYSAHWNRQLLNTLYGELNERDKAQAEWGRLILEQSTWTASSRIESLASEQLKMRVPAADEVRMVAP is encoded by the coding sequence GTGAGCCGGCTATTCGCCAAGCCACTACCGGGCGGGAGCTTCCTGATGCTCCTGCTGTTCGTCGCTGTGCTGATTTCAGCCATCGCCGTGTCCTATAGCGCGCACTGGAACCGCCAGCTGCTCAATACCCTTTACGGTGAACTGAACGAGCGTGACAAGGCCCAGGCCGAATGGGGCCGGCTGATTCTCGAACAAAGTACCTGGACCGCCTCCAGCCGTATCGAGAGCCTGGCCTCCGAACAGCTGAAGATGCGCGTGCCCGCAGCTGACGAAGTGCGGATGGTGGCGCCATGA
- a CDS encoding peptidoglycan D,D-transpeptidase FtsI family protein: protein MKLEGALYPWRFRVVIGLLAVMVGAICWRIIDLQVVDRDFLKGQGDARSLRHIPIPAHRGLITDRNGEPLAVSTPVTTLWANPKEMQASKDRWPQLAAALGQNPQQLADRLTQQASKEFIYLVRGLTPEQGQHVLDLKVPGVYGLEEFRRFYPAGDVTAHMVGFTDLDDHGREGVELAYDEWLAGVPGKRQVIKDRRGRLIKDIQVTKNAKAGKTLALSIDLRLQYLATRELRNAIAEQDAKAGSLVIMDVKTGEVLAMVNQPTYNPNNRRSMFPAAMRNRAIIDVFEPGSTVKPISMSAALESGRWKPTDKVEVYPGSLQIGRYTIKDVSRSEGPVLDLTGILINSSNVGMSKVAFDIGGEAIYRVMSQLGLGQYTGLGFPGERVGNLPNHREWRKAETATLSYGYGVSVTALQLVHAYAALANDGKMVPLSILKVDKAPESVQAIPKETAETVQGMLQQVIEAPRGVYRAQVPFYHVAGKSGTARKATVGSKGYTENAYRSLFAGFGPMSDPRYAIVVVIDEPSKGGYFGGLVSAPVFSKVMSGTLRLMNVAPDNLPPPSEQAQVNAAPAAAVPAKGGRG from the coding sequence ATGAAGCTTGAAGGCGCACTCTATCCCTGGCGCTTCCGCGTGGTCATCGGCCTGCTGGCGGTGATGGTCGGCGCTATCTGCTGGCGCATCATCGACCTGCAGGTGGTCGATCGCGACTTCCTCAAGGGCCAGGGCGATGCCCGCAGTCTGCGTCACATCCCGATTCCTGCGCACCGCGGGCTGATCACCGACCGCAATGGCGAGCCATTGGCGGTGAGTACCCCGGTCACCACCTTGTGGGCAAACCCCAAGGAAATGCAGGCATCGAAAGACCGCTGGCCGCAGTTGGCCGCCGCGCTCGGGCAAAACCCGCAGCAGTTGGCCGACCGCCTGACCCAGCAGGCCAGCAAGGAATTCATCTACCTGGTCCGTGGCCTGACCCCGGAGCAGGGTCAGCACGTGCTCGACCTCAAGGTGCCGGGCGTATACGGCCTGGAAGAGTTCCGCCGCTTCTATCCCGCAGGTGACGTCACCGCGCACATGGTCGGCTTCACCGACCTGGATGACCACGGCCGCGAAGGGGTCGAACTGGCCTACGACGAATGGCTGGCCGGCGTGCCCGGCAAGCGGCAGGTGATCAAGGACCGGCGCGGCCGGCTGATCAAGGACATCCAGGTAACCAAGAACGCCAAGGCCGGGAAGACCTTGGCGTTGTCGATAGACCTGCGCCTGCAATACCTGGCCACCCGCGAGCTGCGCAACGCCATCGCCGAGCAGGACGCCAAGGCCGGCAGCCTGGTGATCATGGACGTGAAGACCGGTGAAGTGCTGGCCATGGTCAACCAGCCGACCTACAACCCGAACAACCGTCGCAGCATGTTCCCTGCCGCGATGCGCAACCGGGCGATCATCGACGTGTTCGAGCCGGGTTCTACGGTCAAGCCGATTTCCATGAGCGCCGCGCTCGAAAGTGGTCGCTGGAAGCCCACCGACAAGGTCGAGGTCTATCCGGGCAGCCTGCAGATCGGCCGCTACACCATCAAGGACGTGTCGCGCAGCGAGGGTCCGGTCCTCGATCTCACCGGCATCCTGATCAACTCCAGTAACGTCGGCATGAGCAAGGTGGCCTTCGATATCGGCGGCGAGGCGATCTACCGGGTCATGTCGCAGCTGGGCCTGGGTCAGTACACCGGCCTGGGCTTCCCGGGCGAGCGCGTCGGCAACCTGCCCAACCACCGCGAGTGGCGCAAGGCCGAAACCGCGACCCTGTCGTACGGCTACGGCGTGTCGGTCACCGCCCTGCAGTTGGTGCATGCCTACGCGGCGCTGGCCAACGACGGCAAGATGGTGCCGCTGTCCATTCTCAAGGTCGACAAGGCGCCTGAGTCGGTGCAGGCGATTCCAAAGGAAACCGCCGAAACCGTCCAGGGCATGCTCCAGCAGGTGATCGAGGCGCCGCGCGGCGTATACCGCGCCCAGGTGCCGTTCTATCACGTGGCTGGCAAGTCCGGTACGGCGCGCAAGGCCACGGTCGGCTCCAAGGGCTACACCGAAAACGCCTACCGCTCGCTGTTCGCAGGCTTCGGCCCGATGAGCGACCCGCGCTACGCGATCGTCGTGGTGATCGACGAGCCGAGCAAGGGCGGCTACTTCGGCGGCCTGGTGTCGGCGCCGGTCTTCAGCAAGGTCATGTCGGGCACCCTGCGCCTGATGAACGTGGCGCCTGACAACCTGCCGCCGCCGAGCGAGCAGGCACAGGTCAACGCGGCGCCGGCCGCTGCGGTACCCGCCAAGGGAGGGCGTGGATGA
- a CDS encoding UDP-N-acetylmuramoyl-L-alanyl-D-glutamate--2,6-diaminopimelate ligase, which translates to MMTMPLSKLFAHASRDPLIRELSLDSRQVRPGDLFLAVPGAKVDGRGHIADALARGAAAVAYEEQGATVLPLTDVPLIPVKGLVAQLSDIAGRFYGEPSRQLDLVGVTGTNGKTSVTQLIAQALDALGKPCGLIGTLGTGFYGKLQSGRLTTPDPIAVQSTLNDLKKAGAKAVAMEVSSHALEQGRVAALAFDIAVMTNLSRDHLDYHGSMEAYEAAKAKLFAWPNLRCQVVNLDDDFGRRLAADFARRPSPEHIETRLISYSLDDREASLFCREALFSDDGVRATLVTAQGERTLRSQLLGRFNLSNMLAAVATLLAMGFALDEILNVTPQLQGPVGRMQRLGGGDKPLVVVDYAHTPDALEKVLQALRPHAHGRLLCLFGCGGDRDRGKRPLMAELAERLADRVLVTDDNPRSEEPLRIFDDIRPGFAKPEQVEFVAGRGEAIAHLIATAAADDVIVLAGKGHEDYQEIHGQRHAFSDLIEAEKALAAWEAPHA; encoded by the coding sequence ATGATGACGATGCCATTGAGCAAGCTGTTCGCCCACGCCAGCCGCGACCCGTTGATCCGCGAACTCAGCCTGGACAGCCGTCAGGTACGTCCCGGTGACCTGTTCCTGGCCGTGCCGGGGGCCAAGGTCGACGGCCGCGGACACATCGCCGATGCCCTGGCCCGTGGCGCCGCCGCAGTGGCCTACGAAGAGCAGGGCGCCACCGTGTTGCCGTTGACCGACGTGCCGCTGATTCCGGTCAAGGGCCTGGTCGCGCAACTGTCGGACATCGCCGGCCGCTTCTATGGCGAGCCCAGCCGCCAGCTCGATCTGGTCGGGGTCACTGGCACCAACGGCAAGACCAGCGTGACTCAGTTGATCGCCCAGGCACTCGATGCCCTGGGCAAGCCCTGCGGCCTGATCGGCACCCTGGGCACCGGTTTCTACGGCAAGCTGCAAAGCGGCCGGCTGACCACGCCAGACCCGATCGCCGTGCAGTCGACGCTCAACGACCTGAAAAAGGCCGGTGCCAAGGCCGTCGCGATGGAAGTGTCCTCCCATGCCCTGGAGCAGGGGCGTGTGGCTGCCCTGGCGTTCGACATCGCGGTGATGACCAACCTGTCACGCGATCACCTCGATTACCACGGCAGCATGGAGGCCTATGAGGCGGCCAAGGCCAAGCTGTTCGCCTGGCCGAATCTGCGTTGCCAGGTGGTCAACCTGGACGACGATTTCGGGCGCCGCCTGGCAGCCGATTTTGCTCGTCGCCCGAGCCCAGAGCACATCGAGACCCGCCTGATCAGCTACAGCCTGGACGACCGCGAGGCCTCGTTGTTCTGCCGCGAAGCGCTGTTCAGCGACGATGGCGTGCGCGCCACCCTGGTCACCGCCCAGGGCGAACGCACCCTGCGCAGCCAGCTGTTGGGCCGGTTCAACCTGAGCAACATGCTTGCCGCCGTGGCCACGCTGCTGGCGATGGGCTTCGCGCTGGACGAAATTCTCAACGTCACCCCGCAGCTGCAGGGCCCGGTTGGTCGCATGCAGCGCCTGGGTGGTGGCGACAAGCCGCTGGTGGTGGTCGACTACGCGCACACCCCCGATGCCTTGGAAAAAGTACTCCAGGCCCTGCGCCCGCATGCCCATGGCCGCCTGCTGTGCCTGTTCGGCTGCGGTGGTGACCGTGACCGCGGCAAGCGTCCGCTGATGGCCGAGTTGGCCGAGCGCCTGGCCGACCGCGTGCTGGTCACCGACGACAACCCGCGCTCGGAGGAACCGCTGCGCATTTTCGACGACATTCGCCCTGGCTTCGCCAAGCCCGAACAGGTCGAGTTCGTCGCCGGCCGTGGCGAAGCCATTGCCCATCTGATCGCCACCGCAGCGGCAGACGACGTCATCGTCCTCGCCGGCAAGGGGCACGAGGACTACCAGGAGATTCATGGCCAGCGCCATGCCTTCTCCGACCTGATCGAAGCCGAAAAGGCACTTGCAGCCTGGGAGGCTCCACATGCTTAA
- a CDS encoding UDP-N-acetylmuramoyl-tripeptide--D-alanyl-D-alanine ligase: protein MLKPMILSQLTGALNARLVGDDASFTGVSIDSRSVGAGQLFVALAGPRFDGHDYLADVQAKGAVAALVEREIDDVDLPQLVVADSRLALGQLGALNRAAFDKPVVAITGSSGKTTVKEMLACILRTRGPVHATRGNLNNDLGAPLTLLEIAPQHSAAVIELGASRIGEIRYTVGLTQPQVVIINNAGTAHVGEFGGPEKIVEAKGEILEGLGEGGTAILNLADKAFDIWRKRAGSHRVLSFALDNPQADLHASDIGRDARGCPSFTLHGPDGSVAVQLNLLGTHNVSNALAAAAAAHAVGLTLSGIAAGLSAVQPVKGRTVAQIAPNGVRVIDDSYNANPTSMCAAVDILAGFSGRTVLVLGDIGELGQWAEEGHRQVGDYARGKVDALYAVGTNMIHAVQAFGANGRHFATQAELIEAVRAESASETTILIKGSRSAAMENVVAALCGASGEKH from the coding sequence ATGCTTAAGCCCATGATCCTCAGCCAGTTGACCGGCGCATTGAATGCGCGTTTGGTGGGGGATGACGCCAGCTTCACCGGTGTCAGCATCGACAGCCGCAGCGTCGGCGCCGGCCAACTGTTCGTCGCCCTGGCCGGCCCGCGCTTCGACGGCCATGACTACCTGGCCGACGTGCAGGCCAAGGGCGCCGTTGCCGCGTTGGTCGAGCGGGAAATCGACGATGTCGACCTGCCGCAGCTGGTGGTCGCCGACAGCCGCCTGGCCCTGGGTCAGCTCGGCGCGCTGAACCGTGCCGCCTTCGACAAGCCGGTGGTGGCCATCACCGGCTCCAGCGGCAAGACCACGGTCAAGGAGATGCTCGCGTGCATCCTGCGCACCCGTGGCCCGGTGCACGCCACCCGCGGCAACCTCAATAACGACCTCGGCGCGCCGCTGACCCTGCTGGAGATCGCTCCGCAGCACAGCGCCGCCGTGATCGAGCTGGGCGCCTCGCGCATTGGCGAAATCCGCTACACCGTAGGCCTGACCCAGCCGCAGGTGGTCATCATCAATAATGCTGGCACCGCCCATGTCGGCGAATTCGGCGGCCCGGAGAAAATCGTCGAGGCCAAGGGCGAGATTCTCGAAGGCCTGGGCGAGGGCGGCACGGCCATCCTCAACCTGGCCGACAAGGCGTTCGACATCTGGCGCAAGCGTGCCGGTAGCCATCGCGTGCTGAGCTTCGCCCTGGACAACCCGCAAGCCGACTTGCATGCCAGCGACATAGGCCGCGATGCCCGTGGCTGCCCGTCTTTCACCCTGCATGGGCCGGACGGCAGTGTCGCCGTGCAACTGAATCTGCTCGGTACCCACAACGTGAGCAATGCACTGGCCGCTGCCGCTGCCGCGCATGCCGTTGGTCTGACCCTGAGCGGCATCGCCGCCGGGCTCAGCGCGGTGCAGCCGGTCAAGGGCCGCACAGTGGCCCAGATCGCCCCGAACGGGGTGCGGGTGATCGACGACAGCTACAACGCAAATCCCACCTCGATGTGCGCCGCCGTTGATATACTCGCCGGCTTTTCCGGGCGCACCGTTCTGGTGCTCGGCGATATCGGCGAACTGGGGCAATGGGCCGAAGAGGGTCACCGGCAGGTGGGCGACTATGCCCGCGGCAAGGTCGATGCCCTGTATGCGGTCGGTACCAACATGATTCATGCGGTCCAGGCGTTCGGCGCCAATGGCCGCCATTTCGCCACTCAAGCTGAGCTGATCGAGGCCGTTCGTGCCGAGTCAGCCAGCGAAACCACAATCTTGATCAAGGGCTCGCGCAGCGCTGCGATGGAAAACGTCGTGGCTGCACTGTGCGGTGCCAGCGGGGAGAAACATTAA
- the mraY gene encoding phospho-N-acetylmuramoyl-pentapeptide-transferase, whose amino-acid sequence MLLLLAEYLQQFHKGFAVFQYLSLRGILGVLTALSLALWLGPWMIRTLQIRQIGQAVRNDGPQSHLSKSGTPTMGGALILSAIAISTLLWADLTNRYVWTVLIVTLLFGAIGWVDDYRKVIEKNSRGLPSRWKYFWQSVFGLGAALFLYMTAPTSVETTLIVPFLKDVTIPLGVGFVVLTYFVIVGSSNAVNLTDGLDGLAIMPTVMVGGALGIFCYLSGNVKFAEYLLIPYVPGSGELIVFCGALIGAGLGFLWFNTYPAQVFMGDVGALALGAALGTIAVIVRQEIVLFIMGGVFVMETLSVVIQVASFKLTGKRVFRMAPIHHHFELKGWPEPRVIVRFWIITVILVLVGLATLKLR is encoded by the coding sequence ATGCTGCTGCTGTTGGCCGAGTATCTGCAACAGTTCCACAAAGGCTTCGCGGTCTTTCAGTACCTGTCCCTGCGCGGGATCCTGGGTGTACTGACGGCGTTGTCCCTGGCGCTGTGGCTGGGGCCGTGGATGATTCGTACCCTGCAGATCCGTCAGATCGGTCAGGCCGTTCGTAACGACGGCCCGCAATCGCACCTGTCCAAGTCCGGCACCCCGACCATGGGGGGCGCGCTGATCCTGTCCGCCATCGCCATCAGTACCTTGCTGTGGGCTGACCTGACCAACCGCTATGTCTGGACCGTGTTGATCGTGACCCTGCTGTTCGGGGCCATCGGCTGGGTCGATGACTACCGCAAGGTGATCGAGAAGAACTCGCGTGGCCTGCCGAGCCGCTGGAAGTATTTCTGGCAGTCGGTGTTTGGCCTGGGCGCAGCGCTGTTCCTCTACATGACCGCCCCGACCAGCGTCGAGACCACGCTGATCGTGCCGTTCCTCAAGGACGTCACCATCCCGCTGGGTGTTGGCTTCGTCGTCCTGACCTATTTCGTCATCGTCGGCTCGAGCAACGCGGTCAACCTCACCGACGGCCTCGACGGCCTGGCGATCATGCCGACCGTGATGGTGGGCGGCGCCCTGGGCATCTTCTGCTACCTGTCGGGCAACGTGAAGTTCGCTGAGTACCTGCTGATTCCGTACGTGCCGGGCTCGGGCGAGCTGATCGTGTTCTGCGGTGCATTGATCGGTGCCGGCCTAGGCTTCCTGTGGTTCAACACCTACCCGGCGCAGGTCTTCATGGGCGACGTCGGCGCACTGGCCCTCGGGGCGGCGCTGGGCACCATCGCGGTGATCGTGCGCCAGGAAATCGTGCTGTTCATCATGGGTGGCGTGTTCGTCATGGAGACCCTGTCGGTGGTGATCCAGGTCGCCTCGTTCAAGCTCACCGGCAAGCGCGTGTTCCGCATGGCACCGATCCATCACCACTTTGAACTCAAGGGCTGGCCTGAGCCACGGGTGATCGTCCGTTTCTGGATCATCACCGTGATTCTGGTGCTGGTCGGCCTTGCAACCCTGAAACTGAGGTAG
- the murD gene encoding UDP-N-acetylmuramoyl-L-alanine--D-glutamate ligase yields MSLIASDQFRIVVGLGKSGMSLVRFLASRGIAFAVADTREQPPELDTLRRDYPQVEVRCGELDVDFLCRANELYVSPGLALATPALQQAAARGVVLSGDIELFARHAKAPIIAISGSNAKSTVTTLVGEMAAKAGKRVAVGGNLGTPALDLLDDDVELYVLELSSFQLETTDQLNAEVATVLNISEDHMDRYSGLPAYHLAKHRIFRGARQVVVNRQDALSRPLPVEGRPCWTFGLNQPDFKAFGLREVDGEKYLAFEFSNLMPVRELKIRGAHNQSNALAALALGHAAGLPFEPMLEALREFAGLAHRCQWVRQRNGVGWYDDSKATNVGAALAAIEGLGADIDGKLVLIAGGDGKGADFAALREPVERFCRAVVLLGRDAERLADALGDGVPLMRVKTLAEAVEQCADLAQPGDAVLLSPACASLDMFKNFEERGRLFAQAAEGLA; encoded by the coding sequence GTGTCACTGATCGCTTCCGACCAATTCCGCATCGTTGTCGGCCTCGGCAAGAGCGGCATGTCCCTGGTTCGCTTCCTGGCGAGCCGGGGCATTGCCTTTGCGGTCGCCGACACCCGCGAGCAACCGCCGGAACTGGACACCCTGCGTCGTGACTACCCGCAGGTGGAAGTACGCTGTGGCGAGCTGGATGTCGATTTCCTGTGCCGCGCCAACGAACTCTACGTGAGCCCAGGCCTTGCCCTGGCCACCCCGGCGCTGCAGCAGGCCGCTGCGCGTGGCGTGGTGCTGTCGGGTGATATCGAGTTGTTCGCCCGTCATGCCAAGGCGCCGATCATCGCGATCAGTGGGTCCAACGCGAAAAGCACCGTGACCACCCTGGTCGGCGAAATGGCGGCCAAGGCCGGCAAGCGCGTGGCCGTCGGCGGCAACCTCGGTACCCCGGCCCTGGACCTGCTCGACGATGACGTCGAACTGTATGTCCTGGAGCTTTCCAGCTTCCAGCTGGAAACCACCGACCAGCTCAATGCCGAAGTGGCCACCGTGCTGAACATCAGCGAAGACCACATGGACCGCTACAGCGGCCTGCCGGCCTATCACCTGGCCAAGCACCGGATCTTCCGCGGCGCCCGCCAGGTGGTGGTCAACCGCCAGGACGCCCTGAGCCGGCCGCTGCCGGTGGAAGGCCGCCCATGCTGGACATTCGGCCTCAACCAGCCCGACTTCAAGGCCTTCGGTCTGCGCGAGGTCGATGGCGAGAAGTACCTGGCCTTCGAGTTCAGCAACCTGATGCCGGTGCGCGAGCTGAAGATCCGTGGCGCGCACAACCAGAGCAATGCCCTGGCGGCCCTGGCCCTGGGCCACGCCGCCGGTCTGCCGTTCGAGCCGATGCTCGAGGCCCTGCGTGAATTCGCCGGCCTTGCCCACCGCTGCCAATGGGTGCGCCAGCGCAACGGCGTGGGCTGGTATGACGATTCCAAGGCCACCAACGTCGGTGCGGCCCTGGCCGCCATCGAAGGCCTGGGTGCGGACATCGATGGCAAGCTGGTGCTGATCGCCGGTGGCGATGGCAAGGGCGCCGATTTCGCCGCCCTGCGTGAGCCGGTCGAGCGCTTCTGCCGCGCCGTGGTGCTGCTCGGCCGCGATGCCGAGCGCCTGGCCGATGCGCTGGGCGACGGCGTGCCATTGATGCGGGTCAAGACCCTCGCCGAAGCCGTCGAGCAATGCGCCGATCTGGCCCAGCCGGGCGATGCGGTGCTGCTGTCGCCAGCGTGCGCGAGCCTCGACATGTTCAAGAACTTCGAAGAGCGTGGGCGCCTGTTCGCCCAGGCGGCGGAGGGGCTGGCATGA
- the ftsW gene encoding putative lipid II flippase FtsW, with amino-acid sequence MIFGILKPYPSPLISGRGIDLDFAFLAGCLALLGLGLVMITSASSEVAAVQSGNPLYHMFRHLVYVALGLVACGATMMVPIATWQRMGFMMLIGAFGLLVMVLVPGIGREVNGSMRWIGFSFFNVQPSEIAKVFVVIYLAGYLVRRQTEVRESWMGFFKPFIVLLPMAGLLLMEPDFGATVVMMGAAAAMLFLGGVGLFRFSLMVVLAVVAVFILVQAQPYRMARLITFTDPWSDQFGSGYQLTQALIAFGRGEWLGVGLGNSVQKQFYLPEAHTDFVFSVLAEELGVVGSLVTIALFVFVTVRALYIGLWAEKAKQFFAAYMAFGLAFLWIGQFLINIGVNVGLLPTKGLTLPFLSYGGSSLVICCACVGLLLRIEWESRTHLGSEEHEFNESDFAEETSHGR; translated from the coding sequence ATGATCTTCGGCATCCTCAAGCCCTATCCGTCGCCGCTGATCAGCGGCCGTGGCATCGACCTGGACTTCGCCTTCCTGGCTGGCTGCCTGGCGTTGCTCGGCCTGGGCCTGGTGATGATCACCTCGGCGTCCTCGGAAGTGGCCGCCGTGCAGTCGGGTAACCCGCTGTACCACATGTTCCGTCATCTGGTGTACGTGGCCCTGGGCCTGGTTGCCTGCGGCGCGACGATGATGGTACCGATCGCGACCTGGCAGCGCATGGGCTTCATGATGCTGATCGGCGCCTTCGGCCTGTTGGTGATGGTGCTGGTGCCGGGCATTGGCCGCGAGGTCAACGGCTCGATGCGCTGGATCGGTTTCAGCTTCTTCAACGTCCAGCCTTCGGAAATCGCCAAGGTATTCGTGGTCATCTACCTGGCCGGCTACCTGGTGCGCCGGCAGACCGAGGTTCGCGAGAGCTGGATGGGCTTCTTCAAGCCGTTCATCGTACTGCTGCCAATGGCCGGCCTGCTGCTGATGGAGCCGGACTTCGGCGCCACCGTGGTGATGATGGGCGCAGCCGCAGCCATGCTGTTCCTCGGCGGGGTGGGGCTGTTCCGCTTCAGTCTGATGGTGGTGCTGGCGGTGGTGGCGGTGTTCATTCTGGTCCAGGCGCAGCCGTATCGGATGGCGCGCCTGATCACCTTCACCGACCCCTGGTCCGACCAGTTCGGTTCCGGCTACCAGCTGACCCAGGCGCTGATCGCCTTCGGCCGTGGCGAATGGCTCGGCGTGGGCCTTGGCAACAGCGTGCAGAAGCAGTTCTACCTGCCCGAGGCGCACACCGACTTCGTGTTCTCGGTACTCGCCGAAGAGCTCGGTGTGGTCGGCTCGCTGGTGACCATCGCGCTGTTCGTCTTCGTCACCGTGCGCGCGCTGTACATCGGGCTGTGGGCCGAGAAGGCCAAACAGTTCTTCGCCGCCTACATGGCCTTCGGCCTCGCATTCCTGTGGATTGGCCAGTTCCTGATCAACATCGGGGTGAACGTCGGCTTGCTGCCGACCAAGGGCCTGACCTTGCCGTTCCTGAGCTACGGGGGCAGTTCGTTGGTGATCTGCTGTGCCTGCGTAGGCCTGTTGCTACGTATCGAGTGGGAGAGCCGTACGCACCTGGGCAGCGAGGAACACGAATTCAACGAGAGCGATTTTGCCGAGGAGACCAGTCATGGCCGCTGA
- the murG gene encoding undecaprenyldiphospho-muramoylpentapeptide beta-N-acetylglucosaminyltransferase, translating to MAADGKNVLIMAGGTGGHVFPALACAREFQARGYSVHWLGTPRGIENELVPQAGLPLHLIQVSGLRGKGKLSLLKAPFTLVKAVLQARRIIRELKPVCVLGFGGYVTGPGGVAARLCGVPLVIHEQNARAGTANRLLVPLSARVCEAFPGTFQGNDKLRTTGNPVRPELFLEAPREALGERPARLLVLGGSLGAEPLNKLLPKALSEVPESLRPVVFHQAGKQHAAITAERYREVGVEAQVEPFITDMAQAYGWADMVVCRAGALTVSELAAAGLPSMLVPLPHAIDDHQTHNAQYLAREGAAFLMPQATTGAAQLAERLNEVLMQPEKLHTMAGTARRLAKPAATSTVVDICLEVAHG from the coding sequence ATGGCCGCTGACGGCAAGAACGTACTGATCATGGCTGGCGGCACCGGTGGGCACGTGTTCCCGGCCCTGGCCTGCGCCCGCGAGTTCCAGGCCCGTGGCTACAGCGTGCACTGGCTGGGTACCCCGCGTGGTATCGAAAACGAACTGGTTCCCCAGGCCGGGTTGCCACTGCACCTGATCCAGGTCAGCGGCCTGCGTGGCAAGGGCAAGCTGTCGCTGCTCAAGGCTCCGTTCACCCTGGTCAAAGCCGTGCTCCAGGCGCGGCGCATCATCCGTGAGCTCAAGCCGGTCTGCGTGCTGGGCTTCGGCGGTTATGTCACCGGCCCCGGCGGTGTGGCTGCGCGCCTGTGTGGCGTGCCGCTGGTGATCCACGAGCAGAATGCCCGCGCCGGTACCGCCAACCGCTTGCTGGTGCCGCTGTCGGCACGTGTCTGCGAAGCCTTCCCAGGCACTTTCCAGGGCAATGACAAGCTACGTACCACCGGTAATCCGGTGCGCCCTGAGCTGTTCCTCGAGGCGCCCCGCGAGGCTCTCGGCGAACGCCCGGCACGGCTGTTGGTGCTCGGTGGCAGCCTGGGTGCGGAACCATTGAATAAATTGTTGCCTAAGGCCCTGTCCGAAGTGCCGGAAAGCCTACGGCCCGTGGTGTTCCACCAGGCCGGCAAGCAGCACGCGGCGATCACCGCCGAGCGTTATCGCGAAGTGGGTGTCGAGGCTCAGGTAGAGCCGTTCATCACGGACATGGCCCAGGCCTATGGCTGGGCCGACATGGTGGTGTGCCGTGCCGGCGCGCTGACCGTCAGCGAACTGGCGGCGGCAGGCCTGCCCTCGATGCTGGTGCCTTTGCCCCACGCGATCGACGACCACCAGACCCACAATGCCCAATACCTGGCTCGGGAGGGCGCCGCCTTCCTGATGCCACAAGCTACGACTGGCGCAGCGCAACTCGCTGAACGCCTGAACGAGGTGCTGATGCAACCCGAGAAACTCCACACCATGGCCGGCACCGCACGGCGCCTGGCCAAACCTGCCGCAACCAGCACCGTGGTCGATATCTGCCTGGAGGTGGCCCATGGTTGA